One window of the Amycolatopsis mediterranei genome contains the following:
- a CDS encoding WD40 repeat domain-containing protein — protein MPRPERPLGPGNDLVVGFARDLRGLRDQAGRPSYRQLSARAHYSVGALSQAVDGRKLPSLPVTLAYVAACGGDTADWEQRWKTVTVELAAEDGCQVEMDRDSRAPYAGLAVLEIDDADRFFGRERLVADLVRRLGRQRFLGVFGPSGCGKSSLLRAGLIAHLREDPTTKASPIVLFTPGAHPVEECAINLAGLAGVSPGELRDEVLADPGQLGLRIRQIMVNRPAESDLVLVVDQFEEIFTLCTDPAERDRFITALITAATRPDSRARVVLGTRADFLGHCGQYTSLVAALTDTQLLVGPMTVDELRLAVTRPAEQQEYRVETALVARLVADTAGQPGALPLVSHALLQTWLRRRGTTLTLAGYEAAGGIEHALARTAEETYASLDAHQQEVAEHLFLRLTALGDSTEDIKRRVPLEELDHDEPDTAVVLARLTEARLLSLGHHGIEIAHEALIRHWPRLRGWLAEDRDGHRIHRRLTEAAAEWDRHERDAGLLYRGARLDTWEGRPTGRLNDLERTFLAAGCDAAERERLARRRRVRFTVGGLSSAVVIVTVLAVVALVMAARADDQRTLAEGRQLVADARAQLPVDPELGLLLAREAYRVAPSEDTEAVLRQATVDSHIRTTLGGTSVGAHPAESRSFGGAAFSPDGKHVVAGEGGIAGGTLQVRTWDAEHGIGAVTQTLRTASSPTRPVFSADGRRIAALGDEGVSVWEWEKVLAGQAQPAAMHPVQGLTWRGKVALSSDGQQVAVGGSDGAVRIWKAVGDDQPTVLRGPAGWVLGVAFSRDGKWLAGGGADGTVRLWNLADGGSPAVLGGHEGSVEAVAFSPDGLHLVSAGADGTVRVRDLAHPAEAVVLGRQGSGILDIAYSPDGYSIASAGNDRTAEIWNAGHAGVPTVLRGHRVAVWSVAFSPDGRSVAGVAVDGTVKTWDVDPVGDLVALRGHEGRPATAAPGPNELPEANSPVAGIAASADGRLVVSGGQDGTVRVWDVSGDRAPIVLAGNGKPVVHVAVSPRGRQVAAVDEDGIVDIWKTANPAAPTRLRETYPGVPVLEVGFMAHGDRLVGFAADGIPYIWNTPEDSSAEPVPEPFLGSTLVAPPIRTGWSPDGRHIAGVVRGTILLWDLEAGGLTELPGDAGRIRTLAFSPDGAHLAGAADDGTIHIWNIADPAHRTGPVMLRGRDQGAVRAMTFSQDSRRLITVGLDATVRVWKTTGTGEPLVFTGFRAAASDVTSLADGRYVTAHDDGVIRIWRCLACGPITEVLAQANRHVTRELTSEERRMYLPSSR, from the coding sequence ATGCCGAGACCGGAACGGCCGTTGGGGCCGGGTAATGATCTTGTGGTCGGCTTCGCGCGTGATCTGCGCGGTCTGCGTGATCAGGCGGGCAGGCCGTCGTACCGGCAGCTCAGCGCTCGTGCGCACTATTCGGTGGGCGCGCTGTCGCAGGCGGTGGACGGGCGCAAGCTGCCGAGCCTGCCGGTCACGCTGGCGTACGTGGCCGCGTGTGGCGGTGACACCGCCGACTGGGAACAGCGGTGGAAGACGGTGACCGTCGAACTGGCTGCGGAGGATGGCTGCCAGGTCGAGATGGATCGCGACAGCCGGGCGCCGTACGCGGGTTTGGCCGTTCTCGAGATAGACGACGCGGACCGGTTCTTCGGTCGGGAACGACTCGTTGCCGATCTGGTGAGGCGGCTGGGCAGGCAGCGGTTTCTCGGTGTGTTCGGGCCTTCGGGATGCGGTAAGTCGTCGTTGCTCCGCGCCGGTCTCATCGCCCATCTCCGCGAAGACCCCACGACCAAGGCCTCGCCTATTGTGCTCTTCACTCCCGGGGCGCATCCCGTGGAGGAGTGCGCCATCAATCTGGCGGGGTTGGCGGGAGTTTCGCCCGGAGAATTGCGGGACGAGGTGCTGGCCGACCCGGGCCAGCTGGGGTTGCGGATCCGGCAGATCATGGTGAACCGGCCCGCAGAGTCCGATCTGGTCCTGGTCGTGGACCAGTTCGAGGAGATCTTCACCTTGTGCACCGACCCGGCAGAACGGGACCGGTTCATCACCGCGCTGATCACCGCCGCCACGCGCCCGGACAGCCGGGCCCGAGTCGTGCTGGGCACCAGGGCCGACTTCCTGGGCCACTGCGGGCAGTACACCAGCCTCGTGGCGGCGTTGACCGATACGCAGCTGCTCGTCGGCCCGATGACCGTCGACGAGTTGCGGCTGGCGGTCACCAGGCCGGCCGAGCAACAGGAATACCGGGTGGAGACGGCACTGGTCGCCCGGCTGGTCGCCGACACGGCCGGTCAGCCCGGCGCGTTGCCGTTGGTATCCCACGCGTTGCTGCAGACCTGGCTGCGGCGGCGAGGAACCACCCTGACCCTGGCCGGGTACGAGGCGGCCGGTGGCATCGAACACGCCCTCGCTCGCACCGCGGAGGAAACGTACGCGAGTCTCGACGCCCACCAGCAAGAGGTGGCCGAACACCTCTTCCTGCGGCTCACCGCGTTGGGTGACAGTACCGAGGACATCAAACGCCGAGTTCCGCTGGAGGAGCTCGACCACGACGAACCGGACACCGCAGTCGTCCTGGCCAGGTTGACCGAGGCGCGGCTGCTGTCCCTCGGACACCACGGCATCGAGATCGCACACGAAGCGCTGATCCGGCATTGGCCCCGGCTGCGCGGCTGGCTGGCCGAGGACCGTGACGGACACCGGATCCACCGGCGGCTCACCGAAGCCGCCGCCGAGTGGGACCGCCACGAGCGGGACGCCGGCTTGCTGTATCGAGGAGCCCGCCTCGATACCTGGGAAGGACGCCCGACCGGCCGGCTCAATGACCTCGAGCGCACCTTCCTGGCCGCCGGCTGCGACGCCGCGGAACGGGAACGCCTGGCGCGGCGGCGCCGGGTCCGGTTCACGGTCGGTGGTCTGAGCTCGGCCGTGGTCATCGTGACCGTCCTCGCGGTGGTCGCGCTGGTCATGGCCGCCCGAGCCGACGACCAGCGGACGCTCGCGGAGGGGCGTCAGCTGGTCGCCGACGCCCGTGCGCAACTCCCGGTCGATCCCGAGCTCGGCTTACTGCTGGCTCGTGAGGCGTATCGGGTCGCGCCGTCCGAGGACACCGAGGCCGTGCTCCGGCAAGCGACCGTCGATTCGCACATCCGGACCACGCTGGGAGGAACCAGCGTCGGGGCCCATCCTGCGGAAAGCCGCTCGTTCGGTGGCGCGGCCTTCAGCCCGGACGGGAAACATGTCGTCGCCGGTGAGGGCGGTATTGCCGGCGGCACGCTTCAGGTGCGGACTTGGGACGCCGAACACGGCATCGGGGCCGTGACGCAGACATTGCGCACCGCCTCATCGCCGACGAGGCCGGTGTTCAGCGCGGACGGCCGTAGGATCGCGGCGCTGGGCGATGAAGGCGTGTCGGTTTGGGAGTGGGAGAAGGTCCTGGCCGGCCAAGCACAGCCGGCCGCGATGCACCCGGTGCAGGGCCTGACCTGGCGGGGCAAGGTCGCGCTCAGTTCGGACGGTCAACAGGTGGCCGTGGGCGGGAGCGATGGTGCGGTCCGCATCTGGAAAGCGGTGGGCGACGACCAGCCGACCGTGCTCCGCGGGCCCGCCGGATGGGTCCTCGGCGTGGCGTTCAGCCGAGACGGCAAGTGGCTGGCCGGCGGCGGAGCGGACGGCACGGTCCGGCTCTGGAACCTCGCCGACGGCGGGAGTCCGGCGGTGTTGGGTGGTCACGAAGGCTCAGTGGAAGCTGTGGCGTTCAGCCCGGACGGCCTCCACCTGGTGTCGGCGGGTGCCGACGGCACGGTCCGGGTTCGTGACCTCGCCCACCCGGCTGAGGCAGTGGTGCTCGGTCGGCAGGGCAGCGGCATCCTCGACATCGCCTACAGCCCCGACGGCTACTCGATCGCCAGCGCCGGCAACGACCGGACAGCGGAAATCTGGAACGCAGGCCACGCCGGCGTTCCGACGGTGTTGCGGGGGCACCGCGTCGCTGTCTGGTCTGTCGCGTTCAGCCCCGACGGAAGATCCGTCGCCGGCGTGGCTGTCGACGGGACAGTCAAGACCTGGGACGTCGACCCGGTCGGGGATCTGGTTGCCTTGCGTGGTCACGAAGGACGGCCGGCCACCGCCGCGCCCGGCCCGAACGAGCTCCCGGAGGCCAACAGCCCGGTTGCCGGCATCGCAGCCAGCGCGGACGGGCGCCTGGTGGTCAGCGGCGGCCAGGACGGAACCGTCCGCGTCTGGGACGTCTCCGGTGACCGCGCCCCGATCGTCCTGGCCGGCAACGGCAAACCGGTGGTCCACGTCGCCGTCAGCCCCCGCGGGCGACAGGTGGCCGCTGTCGACGAGGACGGCATCGTGGACATCTGGAAAACCGCCAACCCGGCCGCGCCGACTCGGCTGCGGGAAACCTACCCGGGTGTCCCGGTGCTGGAAGTAGGCTTCATGGCGCACGGCGACCGGCTCGTCGGCTTCGCCGCGGACGGCATCCCGTACATCTGGAACACCCCTGAAGACTCATCAGCCGAACCGGTTCCGGAACCATTTCTCGGTAGCACGTTGGTTGCGCCGCCGATCCGTACCGGATGGAGTCCCGATGGACGCCACATCGCCGGAGTCGTCCGGGGCACCATCCTGCTCTGGGACCTCGAAGCCGGCGGCCTCACCGAGTTGCCCGGCGACGCCGGCCGGATTCGGACACTGGCCTTCAGCCCTGACGGAGCCCACCTCGCCGGCGCGGCCGACGACGGCACCATCCACATCTGGAACATCGCCGACCCGGCCCACCGCACCGGCCCGGTCATGTTGCGCGGCCGCGACCAGGGTGCGGTCCGGGCCATGACCTTCAGCCAAGACAGCCGCCGGCTGATCACGGTCGGCCTCGACGCCACTGTGCGAGTCTGGAAGACGACCGGTACCGGTGAACCACTGGTGTTCACCGGATTCCGCGCCGCCGCTTCGGATGTCACTTCTCTCGCCGACGGCCGATACGTCACCGCCCACGACGACGGCGTGATCCGGATCTGGCGATGCCTCGCCTGTGGACCCATCACCGAAGTCCTCGCTCAGGCAAACCGCCACGTCACCCGAGAGCTCACCTCCGAAGAACGCCGGATGTATCTGCCCTCGAGCCGTTGA
- a CDS encoding FAD-dependent oxidoreductase, which produces MSELKVLVVGAGLGGLTLAQSLRGHGIDVAVFERDAGPWDRPQGYRLHLDADAINAAREVLPAQLYAVFEATAQYTEPFTTILGTDLSVLKRLPARDDHGQVWPAHDGPAVHANVDRATLRQILLAGLEDAVQFGKTVQRYENTADGVTAYFTDGSTAHGDVLAGADGIRSAVRRHRAPRCETVDAGITAIYGRLPMAVAEPLVPAETLTDVFTIASDERKVFLGLGSVRFPTSPAQAAQRFAPGTSMSDQDDYVVTIVGGRHEFFPATAAGMRTLPAEQLRGIAAGLLQNWPGGAAEVVGNADAASFFLVEMYTSVPATLDAPTRVTLLGDAIHAMTPTLGRGANVAMRDGALLGRALKEVVDGGLPLAAALAGYEREMTAYGFSVVRQAARIGRQRMAQNALPE; this is translated from the coding sequence ATGTCTGAACTGAAGGTTCTTGTCGTCGGCGCCGGTCTCGGCGGGCTCACCCTTGCCCAGTCGCTGCGGGGACACGGAATCGACGTCGCGGTCTTCGAACGCGACGCGGGCCCGTGGGACCGGCCGCAGGGCTACCGCCTGCACCTGGACGCCGACGCGATCAACGCCGCGCGAGAGGTGCTCCCCGCCCAGCTGTACGCCGTGTTCGAGGCGACGGCCCAGTACACCGAGCCGTTCACCACGATCCTGGGCACCGACCTGTCGGTCCTCAAACGCCTGCCGGCGCGGGACGACCACGGCCAGGTCTGGCCCGCGCACGACGGCCCCGCCGTCCACGCGAACGTCGACCGGGCCACCCTGCGCCAGATCCTGCTCGCCGGCCTGGAGGACGCCGTGCAGTTCGGCAAGACGGTGCAGCGCTACGAGAACACCGCCGACGGGGTGACCGCGTACTTCACCGACGGCTCCACGGCGCACGGTGACGTCCTGGCCGGCGCGGACGGCATCCGTTCGGCCGTCCGCCGGCACCGGGCCCCGCGGTGCGAGACCGTCGACGCGGGCATCACCGCGATCTACGGACGCCTGCCGATGGCCGTCGCCGAACCACTGGTCCCGGCCGAGACCCTCACCGACGTCTTCACGATCGCCTCGGACGAACGGAAGGTCTTCCTCGGGCTCGGTTCGGTGCGCTTCCCGACCTCTCCCGCCCAGGCCGCACAGCGGTTCGCCCCGGGGACGAGCATGTCCGATCAGGACGACTACGTGGTGACCATCGTCGGCGGCCGCCACGAGTTCTTTCCGGCCACCGCCGCGGGGATGCGCACGCTTCCGGCGGAGCAACTGCGCGGGATCGCCGCCGGGCTCCTCCAGAACTGGCCCGGCGGTGCCGCCGAGGTCGTCGGCAACGCGGACGCCGCCTCGTTCTTCCTCGTCGAGATGTACACCAGTGTGCCCGCCACACTGGACGCGCCCACCCGCGTCACCCTGCTCGGCGACGCGATCCACGCGATGACCCCCACTTTGGGGCGAGGGGCCAACGTCGCGATGCGGGACGGCGCCCTACTCGGTCGCGCGCTCAAGGAGGTCGTCGACGGCGGTCTGCCCCTGGCCGCGGCTCTGGCCGGCTACGAGCGTGAGATGACCGCCTACGGGTTCTCCGTAGTGCGGCAGGCAGCCCGGATCGGCCGGCAGCGCATGGCCCAGAACGCTCTGCCCGAATAA
- a CDS encoding FAD-dependent monooxygenase, which translates to MDTDVLIVGAGPTGLTLANELRVAGVPTLLVDKLPQRSTLSKAGGVQSRTQEAFDQRGLLEPLLATGNHPTGTAHFAGITLSLTQGRHRHPWRSIPQAVIEGFLEQHLAAQGISVRRDHELTGLSQDEDGVTATFASGRVVRSRYLVAADGGRSTVRSLLGAEFPGRPGTMTTVAADVRLSGDDPVMTHTRSEDGHWASVFPLGTDPQGRPLRRLSLGGPGRSLPREVPVTEAEIRDGLSAVFGSRVQLLELRYARRITNAARQAAQYRHGRVFLAGDAAHVHLPIGAQGMNTGIQDALNLGWKLGAAVHGWAPDHLLDTYHAERHPVAAAVLRNVQAQSLLMDQQGTRDPDLVATKELFAALTQLRDVQYFLDDVLSGMGIRYPMPGTEGRPLVGLPAPDLDLGPVRSHELLRRGRGVLLDPADRFAKVAALWHDRVDRAGQGAGTEPMLIRPDGYVCWAGNPDDLEPALGHWFGEPH; encoded by the coding sequence ATGGACACCGACGTGCTCATCGTCGGCGCGGGCCCGACCGGCCTGACGCTGGCCAACGAACTGCGGGTGGCGGGCGTGCCGACCCTGCTGGTCGACAAGCTGCCGCAGCGCAGCACGTTGTCGAAGGCGGGCGGCGTGCAGTCCCGCACCCAGGAAGCCTTCGACCAGCGCGGCCTGCTGGAACCGTTGCTGGCCACGGGAAATCACCCGACCGGCACCGCGCACTTCGCCGGGATCACGCTCTCGCTCACCCAGGGCAGGCACCGCCATCCTTGGCGGTCCATCCCGCAGGCGGTGATCGAAGGGTTCCTCGAACAACACCTTGCCGCACAAGGCATCTCCGTGCGACGAGACCACGAACTGACCGGACTCTCCCAGGACGAGGACGGGGTCACCGCGACCTTCGCGAGCGGCCGTGTCGTCCGCTCGCGTTACCTGGTCGCGGCCGACGGCGGCCGCAGCACGGTGCGGTCGTTGCTGGGGGCCGAGTTCCCCGGCAGGCCGGGCACGATGACCACCGTCGCCGCCGACGTGCGGTTGAGCGGCGACGACCCGGTGATGACGCACACCCGCAGCGAGGACGGGCACTGGGCATCGGTGTTCCCGCTCGGCACCGACCCGCAGGGCAGGCCCCTGCGCCGGCTCTCCCTGGGAGGGCCGGGCCGATCGCTGCCCCGGGAGGTCCCGGTCACCGAAGCCGAGATCCGCGACGGGCTGTCCGCCGTCTTCGGCTCCCGGGTGCAGCTGCTCGAACTGCGCTACGCCCGCCGCATCACCAACGCGGCCCGGCAGGCCGCGCAGTACCGGCACGGACGGGTGTTCCTGGCCGGCGACGCCGCCCACGTCCACCTCCCGATCGGCGCCCAGGGCATGAACACCGGGATCCAGGACGCGCTCAACCTGGGGTGGAAACTCGGTGCCGCGGTGCACGGCTGGGCCCCGGACCACCTGCTCGACACCTACCACGCCGAACGCCACCCGGTGGCGGCCGCCGTGCTGCGCAACGTCCAGGCGCAGAGCCTGTTGATGGACCAGCAGGGCACGCGCGACCCGGACCTGGTGGCCACCAAGGAACTGTTCGCCGCGCTGACCCAACTGCGGGACGTGCAGTACTTCCTCGACGACGTGCTGTCCGGGATGGGCATCCGCTACCCGATGCCGGGCACCGAGGGCCGGCCGCTCGTCGGCCTTCCCGCGCCGGACCTGGACCTCGGCCCGGTCCGGTCGCACGAACTGCTGCGGCGCGGGCGCGGCGTCCTGCTCGATCCGGCCGACCGGTTCGCCAAGGTCGCCGCCCTCTGGCACGACCGGGTCGACCGCGCGGGTCAGGGCGCCGGTACGGAACCGATGCTCATTCGCCCGGACGGCTACGTGTGCTGGGCAGGCAACCCGGACGACCTCGAACCGGCCCTCGGCCACTGGTTCGGCGAGCCGCACTGA
- a CDS encoding Lrp/AsnC family transcriptional regulator, producing MESGYDEVDRRLVHALQINGRAPFSTIAEVLGVSDRTIARRYAKLRSAGAVRVLGGVDPTALGAVLWFLRVRCAPAASLPVAEALARRPDTSWVSITSGGTEIACTVRTESEADSEALLLAKLPRTPRVEGVTAHSVLHAFYGGPDNLVAKLGSLDEEAIERLRPPPVPHRPEPMRLDDGDRKLLAALATDGRAELEQLAAVTGWSPTTVRRRMTELRERGVLYLDIDVDGRLFGVGPRTLLWLSVAPAYLEEAGTALAGHPEIAFAAATTGPTNLYASVVCANQRELYRYLTTRVAALPAISHIETAPVIKTVKRAANRT from the coding sequence GTGGAATCCGGCTACGACGAGGTGGATCGTCGGCTCGTGCACGCCTTGCAGATCAACGGCCGCGCCCCCTTCAGCACGATCGCCGAGGTGCTCGGCGTGTCGGATCGCACCATCGCCCGCCGGTACGCGAAGTTGCGGTCGGCGGGGGCGGTGCGGGTCCTCGGCGGGGTCGACCCGACCGCACTGGGCGCGGTGCTGTGGTTCCTGCGGGTGCGCTGCGCGCCCGCCGCCTCGCTCCCGGTCGCCGAGGCGCTGGCCCGGCGCCCCGACACGTCGTGGGTGAGCATCACCTCCGGAGGCACCGAGATCGCCTGCACGGTCCGCACCGAGAGCGAGGCGGACAGCGAGGCGTTGCTGCTGGCCAAGCTGCCCCGCACGCCGCGCGTGGAGGGCGTGACCGCACATTCCGTGCTGCACGCGTTCTACGGCGGCCCGGACAACCTGGTCGCCAAGCTCGGGTCGCTGGACGAGGAGGCGATCGAGCGGCTGCGCCCGCCGCCGGTGCCGCACCGGCCGGAACCGATGCGGCTCGACGACGGGGACCGCAAGCTCCTCGCCGCGCTCGCCACCGACGGCCGGGCCGAGCTCGAGCAGCTGGCCGCGGTGACCGGCTGGTCGCCGACGACGGTCCGGCGCCGGATGACCGAACTGCGCGAACGCGGCGTGCTGTACCTGGACATCGACGTCGACGGACGCCTGTTCGGTGTCGGCCCGCGAACCCTGCTCTGGCTGTCGGTCGCCCCGGCGTACCTGGAAGAGGCCGGTACGGCGCTGGCCGGGCACCCGGAGATCGCGTTCGCCGCCGCCACGACCGGGCCGACGAACCTCTACGCCAGCGTGGTGTGCGCGAACCAGCGAGAGCTGTACCGCTACTTGACCACCCGGGTCGCCGCACTGCCGGCGATCAGCCACATCGAGACCGCGCCGGTGATCAAGACCGTCAAGCGGGCCGCAAACCGGACCTAG
- a CDS encoding DUF6338 family protein, whose amino-acid sequence MSKVAGEWWSNWEVVTAIPSTMQQVAILVILVLPGVFYQAVRDRLKGPLAAEREPGNRLLRVMAVSALLDVCYALVAGPWLVEMAVGNGPGPLSGVAHHPRTAGLIALLLVVAVPTGLAWAEAALVRRRGRPVYDPVPTAWDALFRRRSSCFVRVRTKSGAWVGGWYGRNSFAAAYPQTADLFLESQYRLTADGTFLEKMPATGGVYISGAEVEVLEILEREQVHDERER is encoded by the coding sequence ATGAGTAAGGTCGCGGGCGAGTGGTGGAGCAACTGGGAGGTGGTCACCGCGATTCCGTCCACGATGCAGCAGGTCGCCATCCTGGTGATCCTGGTGCTTCCCGGTGTCTTCTACCAGGCGGTCCGCGACCGGCTGAAGGGCCCGCTGGCCGCGGAGCGGGAGCCGGGCAACCGGCTGCTGCGGGTGATGGCCGTCAGTGCGCTCCTCGACGTGTGCTACGCCCTCGTCGCCGGTCCCTGGCTGGTCGAAATGGCCGTCGGCAACGGCCCGGGCCCCCTTTCCGGCGTGGCCCACCATCCCCGCACGGCGGGGCTGATCGCGCTGCTGCTGGTGGTGGCCGTCCCGACGGGACTGGCCTGGGCCGAAGCGGCGCTGGTGCGGCGCCGGGGCCGGCCGGTCTACGACCCGGTGCCCACGGCTTGGGACGCGTTGTTCCGGCGGCGCAGCAGTTGTTTCGTGCGGGTGCGGACGAAATCCGGGGCCTGGGTAGGGGGTTGGTACGGGCGGAATTCCTTCGCCGCCGCATACCCGCAAACCGCCGACCTGTTCCTGGAGTCCCAATATCGCTTGACGGCGGACGGCACTTTCCTGGAGAAGATGCCCGCAACCGGCGGGGTCTACATCAGCGGCGCCGAGGTGGAGGTGCTCGAGATCCTTGAACGAGAACAAGTTCACGACGAACGAGAACGCTGA